TGGGCGGCGGATTCGGCCTGCGCCAGGACGAGATCCTCGGTGCAGCCGTCGACGCGATCGACTCCGCATGGGACACACTCCACATGGTCCGGCAACTCGAGCCGAGTCGGAGCAAAGCGGGTCTTCGAAGGTGAGCGGTGCGCGGGCACGCCGGGTCCCCCATAGGTGAGCCGCAGAAATGTGACACTCCCGCACCAAAGTGTCACCTTCCTGCGCGGACCACCCCCTGGCAGACACCCGGCACAGAGCCGCACCGCCCGAGCCGTGTCCGACGTCTTTCTGAAGCGTCTGCACCCCGAACCGTGAGATTCGTGAGCGGTCCGGCAGGATGCTCGGACCTGGTTACCTCGGGGAGGGAATCCATGGACGCGACGGATGGCGTCATCAGTCTGATCCATCTGACCGACAGGCCCGGCACCAGCGGACACAGCGTCTCCCTGCGCATCCTGAGGCGGTCTCAACCCGGAATCCTGAGAGACGGCCCACCCAGCCCCGCCAAAAGCCCCCGCCCCGCGAAGGAACCGCAGGTCGGGGGCCCAAAGGCTGAAGGTGGGGGTTACTTCTTCTTGCCCTGGTTCTTGACTGCCTCGATTGCGGCTGCCGCCGCGTCCGGGTCGAGGTACGTTCCGCCCGGGGTCAACGGCTTGAAGGCGGCGTCGAGTTCGTAGGCGAGGGGGATGCCCGTCGGGATGTTCAGGCCCGCGATGTCGGCGTCGGAGACGCCGTCGAGGTGCTTGACGAGGGCGCGGAGCGAGTTTCCGTGGGCGGCGACCAGGACCGTGCGGCCGGAGAGGAGATCCGGGACGATGCCGTCGTACCAGTACGGGAGCATGCGGACGACGACGTCCTTCAGGCACTCCGTGCGCGGGCGCAGCTCCGGGGGGATGGAGGCGTAGCGCGGGTCCGAGGACTGGGAGAACTCCGAGTCGTCCGGCAGCGGAGGCGGCGGGGTGTCGTAGGAACGGCGCCAGAGCATGAACTGCTCCTCGCCGAACTCCGCGAGGGTCTGCGCCTTGTCCTTGCCCTGGAGGGCGCCGTAGTGGCGCTCGTTCAGGCGCCAGGAGCGGTGGACCGGGATCCAGTGGCGGTCGGCGGATTCGAGGGCCAGTTGGGCCGTGCGGATCGCGCGCCGCTGGAGGGACGTGTGGACCACGTCGGGGAGGAGGTCGGCGTCCTTCAGGAGTTCGCCACCGCGGACTGCCTCCTTCTCGCCCTTCTCGTTCAGGTTGACGTCCACCCAGCCGGTGAACAGGTTCTTCGCGTTCCACTCGCTCTCGCCGTGGCGGAGGAGGATCAGCTTGTACGGTGCGTCGGCCATGCGTATGAGCGTAATCCACCGCTCCGGCCGGTTGTGCGCCCGCTCGTACAGCGGACAGCTCGGCGGACGGGGCAGTGGAGAGGGCCGTGGACAGGCGCTGCGGCATGGCCTCGACGGTTCACTGGATCCCTTAATTGAGTGGCCTCTCCCGGGGCTCTCCTCGTAAGTTCTGGTTGCCACCTGCGCCACTTACAACCCGGGGGATCCGTCATGTCCGTCGCCACTCTCAGACGTGCCACCCGCGAGACGCTCTCCGGGCTGCCGCGCGAGTTCTGGTGGCTGTGGACCAGCACGCTCGTCAACCGGCTCGGCGGGTTCGTCGCCACGTTCATGGCGCTGTACCTCACCCTCGACCGCGGGTACTCCGCCTCCTACGCCGGGCTCGTCGCCTCTCTTCACGGGCTCGGCGGGGTGATCTCCTCCCTCGGGGGCGGGGTCATGGCGGACCGGCTCGGGCGGCGGCCCACGCTGCTGATCGCGCAGGTCTCCACCGCCCTGTCCGTCGCGCTCCTCGGGTTCGTGACCGACCCGCTCGCCATCGCCGGCGTCGCCTTCCTCGTCGGGACGGCCTCCAACGCCTCCCGACCGGCCGTGCAGGCGATGTTGGCCGACATCGTGCGGCCCGAGGACCGGGTCCGCGCGTTCTCGCTCAACTACTGGGCCATCAACCTGGGGTTCGCCGTGTCCTCCATGGCCGCCGGGTTCATCGCCGAGGTCAGCTACCGTGCCGGGTTCCTCGTCGAGGCCGGGATGACGTTCGTGTGCGCGCTCGTCGTCTTCCTCAAGCTGCCCGAGTCGCGGCCCCGGCAGGAGGAAAAGGCCGCCCCGGAGGACTCCGTCGGGCTGGGGACCGTACTGCGCGACGGGCGGTTCATGAGCGTCGTCGGGCTGTGTTTCCTCGTCGGGCTCGTCTTCCAGCAGGGTTCCGTGGGGCTGCCCGTCGCGATGGGCGCAGCCGGGTTCACGCCGGCCGACTACGGCATGGTGATCGCCGTCAACGGTGTACTGATCGTCGCGCTGCAACTCCCCATCACCCGGTTCATCGAGCACCGGGATCCGCGACGGCTGCTGGTCGTCTCCTCCGTCCTCGCCGGGTACGGCTTCGGGCTCACCGCCTTCGCCGGGTCGGTCGGCGTCTTCGCGCTCACGGTGTGCGTGTGGACCCTCGCCGAGATCGTCAACGCGCCGACCCAGACCGGGCTCGTCGTCCGCCTCTCCCCCACCCACGGCCGCGGCCGCTACCAGGGCATGTACACGCTCTCCTGGGCCGTGGCCTCCCTGGTCTCCCCTCTCATGTCCGGCTTCGTCATCGACCGGTTCGGCGCGGAGTGGCTGTGGGGGATGTGCGCGGTCGTGGGGACGGCGGCGGGGGTGGGGTACGGGGTGCTGATGCGACGCCTGCCGGACGAGGAGGCCGCCCCCGCCGAACATACGGCCGACCCCGACCCCGACCTCGACGCAGGTGTCGGCGTCGACACGAAGTCCGAGGTCAGCGCTGCCGGCTGAGACGCCTCACGGGTGCATCCGGGCCCCCTTCAGTACCTTGTCCACCGCGTTGCGCGGGCCGTAGACCGCCAGGCCCGCCAGGTCCAGGTCGGCTGTCCGTACGGCGCGTACCGCGGCGCGGTTGTCGCGGTCGTTGCCGGTGGTGAAGAGGTCGGTCGTGAACGCCGCGCGCGGGAGGGCTCGGGAGAGCACGCGCGCGTGGGCCGCTGCCAGCGTCTCCTTCGTGCCCTCGAAGACCAGCACCGGCTGGCGGAACATCGGGAGAAAGCCGACGCCGTCCGCATCCTCGTACGGCTCCCCGATCACCTCGGGGACCGTGGTGCCGAGGCCGCTGACCAGGAACGCGGTGACGTTCAGGCGCTGCCAGGTCTCCAGGTCCTCGCGCAGCAGGACGGCGATCTTCGTGTCGAAGCGCATCGGTTCCGCGCTCACCATCGGTTCAGTGCTCATGGAGCGAGACTGCCGAACGGCCTACGACCCCGTCTTGTACGTTCTTTGCATGGCCGCCCAGCAGGAAGTCTCCGCCTGGCGCCCGGCCGTCGCGGGCGTCGTGGAGGTCTTCCACGCGCGTTTCACCGAGTACGCCTACCCGATGCACGTCCACGACGCGTGGACGCTGCTCATCGTCGACGACGGCGCCGTACGGTACGAACTCGACCGGCACGAGCACGGCACGCCGCACGACACGGTGACCCTGCTGCCGCCGCACGTCCCGCACAACGGTTCCGCCGCCACTCCCGGCGGCTTCCGCAAGCGGGTCCTGTACCTCGATGCCGGTGTGCTCGGCGAGGAGCTGATCGGGTCCGCCGTCGACGCGCCCGGCCTGTGGGATCCCGTGTTGCGGCGGCGGGTGGGGCAGTTGCACTCCGCGCTCGCCCGGCCGGGCGACGAGTTGGAGGCCGACAGCCGGCTGGCGCTGATCGGCGAGCGGTTGCGGGTCCATTTGCGGGCGCAGCGGCCGGACGGTCCCGCGCGCCGTGACCCCGCCCTCGCCCGCCGGCTCCGTGAGCTCCTCGACGAGCGTGTCGTCGAAGGCCTCGTACTGGACGAGGCGGCAGGGCTGGTGCAGGCCCATCCGGCCCATCTCGTACGGGCGTTCAGCGGGGCATACGGCATCGCGCCGCACCAGTACCTCACCGCCCGCCGCGTCGACCTCGCCCGCCGGCTCCTGCTCGACGGGCGTCCGCCGGGGGAGGTCGCGGCGGCGGCCGGGTTCTACGACCAGGCCCATCTCACGCGCCATTTCCGGAAGTTGGTGGGGGTCACGCCGGGACGGTATGCGCGGAAGTTCTCCGTCCGGTGATCGCCGCGGGCTAGCGTCGCGTTCATGGACGAGACTCAGAGCGCAGAGGCAGAGATAAAGGCAGAGAACAGACGAG
The Streptomyces sp. NBC_01485 genome window above contains:
- a CDS encoding phosphoglyceromutase, which gives rise to MADAPYKLILLRHGESEWNAKNLFTGWVDVNLNEKGEKEAVRGGELLKDADLLPDVVHTSLQRRAIRTAQLALESADRHWIPVHRSWRLNERHYGALQGKDKAQTLAEFGEEQFMLWRRSYDTPPPPLPDDSEFSQSSDPRYASIPPELRPRTECLKDVVVRMLPYWYDGIVPDLLSGRTVLVAAHGNSLRALVKHLDGVSDADIAGLNIPTGIPLAYELDAAFKPLTPGGTYLDPDAAAAAIEAVKNQGKKK
- a CDS encoding MDR family MFS transporter, whose amino-acid sequence is MSVATLRRATRETLSGLPREFWWLWTSTLVNRLGGFVATFMALYLTLDRGYSASYAGLVASLHGLGGVISSLGGGVMADRLGRRPTLLIAQVSTALSVALLGFVTDPLAIAGVAFLVGTASNASRPAVQAMLADIVRPEDRVRAFSLNYWAINLGFAVSSMAAGFIAEVSYRAGFLVEAGMTFVCALVVFLKLPESRPRQEEKAAPEDSVGLGTVLRDGRFMSVVGLCFLVGLVFQQGSVGLPVAMGAAGFTPADYGMVIAVNGVLIVALQLPITRFIEHRDPRRLLVVSSVLAGYGFGLTAFAGSVGVFALTVCVWTLAEIVNAPTQTGLVVRLSPTHGRGRYQGMYTLSWAVASLVSPLMSGFVIDRFGAEWLWGMCAVVGTAAGVGYGVLMRRLPDEEAAPAEHTADPDPDLDAGVGVDTKSEVSAAG
- a CDS encoding DUF2000 domain-containing protein — protein: MSTEPMVSAEPMRFDTKIAVLLREDLETWQRLNVTAFLVSGLGTTVPEVIGEPYEDADGVGFLPMFRQPVLVFEGTKETLAAAHARVLSRALPRAAFTTDLFTTGNDRDNRAAVRAVRTADLDLAGLAVYGPRNAVDKVLKGARMHP
- a CDS encoding helix-turn-helix domain-containing protein, with translation MAAQQEVSAWRPAVAGVVEVFHARFTEYAYPMHVHDAWTLLIVDDGAVRYELDRHEHGTPHDTVTLLPPHVPHNGSAATPGGFRKRVLYLDAGVLGEELIGSAVDAPGLWDPVLRRRVGQLHSALARPGDELEADSRLALIGERLRVHLRAQRPDGPARRDPALARRLRELLDERVVEGLVLDEAAGLVQAHPAHLVRAFSGAYGIAPHQYLTARRVDLARRLLLDGRPPGEVAAAAGFYDQAHLTRHFRKLVGVTPGRYARKFSVR